A window from Aeromonas rivipollensis encodes these proteins:
- a CDS encoding porin codes for MKKTILAIAIPALFASAANAAVVYDKDGTSFDIYGRVQANYYADADDASPITASNAGDAELIGSSRLGWSGKVALNNTWSGIAKTEWQVSAENSDNKFNSRHIWVGFDGTQYGKIIFGQTDTAFYDVLEPTDIFNEWGDYGNFYDGRQEGQIIYSNTFGGFKGKVSYQTNDDEAVKVSDMGGQTVTTVFPDLKRNYGYAAAIGYDFDFGLGLNGGYAYSDLESTTSTNTGDKSEWALGAHYAINGFYFAGVYTEGDLKNDTTGYKGEGRGYELAASYNVDAWTFLAGYNFKEGKDNSAGSSYEDMVDETLLGVQYNFTSKLKAYTEYKIQGIDDMDDEFTVALQYNF; via the coding sequence ATGAAAAAGACAATTCTGGCTATCGCTATCCCGGCTCTGTTCGCATCTGCCGCTAACGCCGCAGTCGTTTATGACAAAGACGGTACCTCTTTTGATATCTACGGCCGTGTTCAGGCTAACTACTATGCAGACGCTGACGACGCCAGCCCCATCACTGCCAGCAACGCTGGTGATGCCGAGCTGATCGGTTCCTCCCGTCTGGGCTGGTCCGGTAAAGTCGCGCTGAACAACACCTGGTCCGGTATTGCCAAGACCGAGTGGCAGGTTTCCGCCGAAAACTCCGACAACAAGTTCAACTCCCGTCACATCTGGGTTGGCTTCGACGGTACCCAGTACGGCAAGATCATCTTCGGCCAGACCGACACCGCGTTCTACGACGTGCTGGAGCCGACCGATATCTTCAACGAGTGGGGTGATTACGGTAACTTCTACGACGGTCGTCAAGAAGGCCAGATCATCTACTCCAACACCTTCGGTGGTTTCAAGGGCAAAGTGTCCTACCAGACCAACGACGACGAAGCCGTCAAGGTTTCTGACATGGGTGGCCAAACCGTCACTACCGTATTCCCGGACCTGAAGCGTAACTACGGCTACGCAGCTGCCATCGGTTATGACTTCGACTTCGGTCTGGGCCTGAACGGCGGTTACGCTTACTCCGACCTGGAAAGCACCACCAGCACCAACACTGGTGACAAGTCCGAGTGGGCGCTGGGCGCACACTACGCCATCAACGGCTTCTACTTCGCCGGTGTCTACACCGAAGGCGACCTGAAGAACGACACCACCGGTTACAAGGGTGAAGGTCGTGGCTACGAACTGGCTGCTTCCTACAACGTTGATGCCTGGACCTTCCTGGCTGGCTACAACTTCAAGGAAGGCAAGGACAACTCTGCCGGTTCTTCCTACGAAGACATGGTTGACGAAACCCTGCTGGGCGTACAGTACAACTTCACTTCCAAGCTGAAGGCGTACACCGAGTACAAGATCCAGGGTATCGATGACATGGACGACGAGTTCACTGTTGCCCTGCAATACAACTTCTAA
- a CDS encoding helicase HerA-like domain-containing protein, protein MAQPLTLAYANGQPISLLPAMANRHGLITGATGTGKTVTLQVLAEGFSRLGVPVFLADVKGDLSGLGAAGTPSSKLDARLAQFGIPAPAFAPSPTLFWDLFAEQGHPVRATVSDMGPLLLARLLGLNDTQSGVLELVFKVADDEGLLLLDLKDLRAMVQFAGDNAKSLTTRYGNVSTASIGAILRNLLTLESAGGDHFFGEPMLDIQDLLQTDGASQGHINVLAAGKLTQSSRLYACFLLWLLSELFEQLPEVGDPDKPVLVFFFDEAHLLFNDAPRALLEKIELVVRLIRSKGVGVYFVTQSPADIPDSVLGQLGNRVQHALRAFTPSDQKAVRIAANTLRANPAFDAAGVITELGVGEALVSLLDEKGRPSVVERAFIAPPASRIGPLSDTERQALIQGSVLHGRYETREDRESAFERLNGGAPAASDDAPQTPSEQGGGLLDALNGILFGRTGPRGGQHDGVVQTAAKSVARTLGNEVRRHLVRGVLGSLLGGSKRRR, encoded by the coding sequence ATGGCCCAACCCCTGACGCTGGCCTATGCCAATGGCCAACCCATCTCACTGCTGCCCGCCATGGCCAACCGCCATGGCCTCATCACAGGCGCCACGGGGACCGGCAAGACAGTCACCCTGCAGGTGCTGGCAGAGGGGTTCTCCCGCCTCGGGGTGCCGGTCTTCCTGGCGGATGTGAAGGGGGATCTCAGCGGCCTCGGCGCCGCCGGTACCCCGTCGAGCAAGCTGGATGCCCGGCTGGCCCAGTTCGGCATCCCGGCCCCCGCCTTCGCCCCCAGCCCGACCCTGTTCTGGGACCTGTTTGCGGAGCAGGGGCACCCGGTGCGGGCCACCGTCTCCGACATGGGCCCCCTGCTGCTGGCCCGCCTGCTCGGCCTCAACGACACCCAGAGCGGGGTGCTGGAGCTGGTGTTCAAGGTGGCGGACGACGAAGGCTTGCTGCTGCTCGATCTGAAAGACTTGCGCGCCATGGTGCAGTTTGCCGGGGACAACGCCAAATCCCTCACCACCCGCTATGGCAATGTGTCCACCGCCTCCATCGGCGCCATACTGCGCAACCTGCTCACCCTGGAGAGCGCCGGAGGAGACCACTTCTTCGGCGAGCCCATGCTGGACATCCAGGATCTGCTGCAGACCGACGGGGCCAGCCAGGGCCACATCAACGTGCTGGCGGCCGGCAAGCTCACCCAGTCCAGCCGCCTCTATGCCTGCTTCCTGCTCTGGCTGTTGTCCGAGCTGTTCGAGCAACTGCCCGAGGTGGGGGATCCGGACAAGCCGGTGCTGGTGTTCTTCTTCGACGAGGCCCACCTGCTGTTCAACGACGCCCCCAGGGCGCTGCTGGAGAAGATAGAGCTGGTGGTGCGCCTCATCCGCTCGAAAGGAGTGGGCGTCTATTTCGTGACCCAGAGCCCGGCCGACATTCCCGACAGCGTGCTGGGGCAGCTCGGCAACCGGGTGCAGCACGCCCTGCGCGCCTTTACCCCGAGCGATCAGAAGGCGGTGCGTATCGCCGCCAACACCCTGAGGGCCAACCCTGCCTTCGACGCGGCCGGCGTCATCACCGAGCTCGGGGTGGGCGAGGCCCTGGTCTCCCTGCTCGACGAGAAGGGGCGTCCAAGCGTGGTGGAGCGCGCCTTCATCGCCCCGCCCGCCAGCCGCATAGGTCCTCTGAGCGACACCGAGCGGCAGGCCCTGATCCAGGGGTCTGTGCTCCACGGCAGATACGAGACCCGCGAGGATCGCGAATCCGCCTTCGAGCGCCTCAATGGCGGGGCACCAGCTGCCTCCGATGATGCTCCCCAGACCCCGTCGGAGCAGGGGGGCGGATTGCTCGATGCTCTCAACGGCATCCTGTTCGGGCGCACGGGCCCGCGCGGTGGCCAGCATGACGGCGTGGTGCAGACCGCCGCCAAGAGTGTGGCCCGCACCCTGGGCAACGAGGTGAGACGTCATCTGGTGCGCGGAGTGCTGGGCTCCCTGCTCGGGGGCAGCAAACGGCGCCGCTGA
- the msbA gene encoding lipid A ABC transporter ATP-binding protein/permease MsbA, with the protein MQQETSQESWPVFKRLLGYVRDRKLGLVGGIIGMLGYAAVDTTFVYSIKPLIDQGLNGNDSSVLKWMPFFVLGIVALRGCAAFLSNYCMAWVGNHVVMRLQQQVFSHLMAMPMSFFDRQNTGNLLSKVTYDAGQVSSAASSTLVSLVREGATVIGLLGLMFWHSWQLSVIFLVVGPVVGVLIGLISRRFRKISRHIQQAVGDITTSTEQMLKGHKEVLMFGGQQVEDKRFFTVSNRMRQQTMKMVAADAIGSPIVQMVASVALAVFLYVATIDSVKATLTAGTFTVMVTSMMMLLKPLKSLTDVNNQFQRGITACQSLFGLLDSTPEQDTGTRTLERARGEIEFRNVTFTYPTKETPALHNISFKVEAGKSVALVGRSGSGKSTIASLLTRFYDIEQGEILLDGVNIREYRLSELRKQYALVSQHVHLFNDTVANNIAYAAEERYSREEIQHAARIAHADEFVRKMPEGYDTIIGENGASLSGGQRQRIAIARALLRDSPVLLLDEATSALDTESERHIQAAIDELCKARTSLVIAHRLSTIEKADEILVIDEGHIVERGNHDALMAQQGTYAQLRAIQFGNVAVSNKG; encoded by the coding sequence ATGCAACAAGAAACCTCACAAGAGAGCTGGCCCGTCTTCAAACGCCTGCTCGGTTATGTCCGGGATCGCAAACTGGGGCTGGTGGGCGGCATCATCGGCATGCTGGGTTATGCGGCCGTGGATACCACCTTCGTCTACTCCATCAAGCCGCTCATCGATCAGGGCCTCAACGGCAACGACAGCAGCGTGCTCAAGTGGATGCCCTTCTTCGTGCTCGGCATCGTCGCCCTGCGCGGCTGCGCCGCCTTCCTCTCCAACTATTGCATGGCCTGGGTCGGCAACCATGTGGTGATGCGGCTGCAGCAGCAGGTGTTCAGCCACCTGATGGCCATGCCCATGAGCTTCTTCGACCGCCAGAATACCGGCAACCTGCTCTCCAAGGTGACCTATGACGCCGGTCAGGTCTCCTCTGCCGCGAGCTCGACCCTGGTCTCCCTGGTGCGGGAAGGGGCGACCGTCATCGGCCTGCTCGGCCTGATGTTCTGGCACTCCTGGCAGCTGTCGGTGATCTTCCTGGTGGTCGGCCCAGTGGTGGGTGTGCTCATCGGTCTCATCAGCCGTCGTTTTCGCAAGATCAGCCGTCACATCCAGCAGGCGGTGGGTGACATCACCACCTCCACCGAGCAGATGCTCAAGGGTCATAAAGAGGTGCTGATGTTCGGTGGCCAGCAGGTGGAGGACAAGCGCTTCTTCACCGTCAGCAACCGGATGCGCCAGCAGACCATGAAGATGGTGGCTGCCGACGCCATCGGCAGCCCCATAGTCCAGATGGTGGCCTCGGTCGCCCTGGCGGTCTTCCTCTACGTGGCGACCATAGACTCGGTCAAGGCGACCCTGACCGCGGGCACCTTCACCGTCATGGTCACCTCCATGATGATGCTGCTCAAGCCGCTGAAAAGTCTGACCGACGTGAACAACCAGTTCCAGCGCGGCATCACCGCCTGCCAGAGCCTGTTCGGTCTGCTGGACTCCACCCCGGAGCAGGACACCGGCACCCGCACCCTGGAGCGGGCCCGTGGCGAGATAGAGTTTCGCAACGTCACCTTCACCTACCCGACCAAGGAGACCCCGGCGCTGCACAACATCAGCTTCAAGGTGGAGGCGGGCAAGTCCGTGGCCCTGGTGGGTCGTTCCGGCTCCGGCAAGAGCACCATCGCCAGCCTCTTGACCCGCTTCTATGACATAGAGCAGGGGGAGATCCTGCTGGATGGCGTCAACATCCGTGAATATCGCTTAAGCGAGCTGCGCAAGCAGTACGCCCTGGTCTCCCAGCACGTGCACCTGTTCAACGACACCGTGGCCAACAACATCGCCTACGCGGCGGAAGAGCGCTACAGCCGGGAAGAGATCCAGCATGCGGCCCGCATCGCCCATGCCGACGAGTTCGTGCGCAAGATGCCGGAAGGCTATGACACCATCATCGGCGAGAACGGCGCCTCCCTGTCCGGTGGTCAGCGCCAGCGCATCGCCATCGCACGCGCCCTGTTGCGGGACTCCCCCGTGCTGCTGCTGGACGAGGCCACCTCGGCCCTGGATACAGAATCCGAGCGCCACATCCAGGCGGCCATCGACGAGCTGTGCAAGGCGCGCACCTCCCTGGTCATCGCCCACCGTCTCTCCACCATAGAGAAGGCGGACGAGATCCTGGTGATCGACGAGGGTCATATCGTCGAGCGCGGCAACCATGACGCCCTGATGGCCCAGCAGGGCACCTATGCCCAGTTGCGGGCCATTCAGTTTGGCAACGTCGCCGTGAGTAACAAGGGCTGA
- a CDS encoding DNA internalization-related competence protein ComEC/Rec2, with product MDLRLLSFALGASSSLLWPWLPSSAWGGALLALAILLAHGRHWRLLFLVLGVLWMQLNLQYRLAWLDKLETQTSHIITARVQSTESSGDKPRDKFARLLLRVETLDEQPLAIAPLVRVNAYQGLPPLPAGSRITLVSSLKPAHGLANEAGMDGRRLLLGKGITATGNLRRIVEVQGAAPGMRERWLAMASSAWQGLEQAPLLAALSFGEQGGITDAQWDLFRGSGLTHIIAISGQHIALVAVLGWWLGRLLGLRGAILVSLLFAAVYSWLAGFAVATERALIMVLVWSLLRWLKRDWPSHRIWLWAFVVLVLCDPFALYSAGFWLSFMAVALLLLASLLHVRPGLVRLQILLLLGLLPLQLLLFEGMAPLALLLNLLALPLFCLGIIPLALIGVLLAPLSTALAHALFWLSDLGLTWVLWGLGLLADHLQLWWPVPDWLMPVSALLVLLWGAWQLPGGRGLLLPVGAALLLGAWPAPTPWQVRVLDVGQGLSVLVTRGERGILYDTGNRYPGGYNMAEAAILPVLSRLDVRVLDALIISHKDRDHAGNRRAMLQAMPVRRELSSFGFSHSTVLCRRGQRWHWQGLEVRVLWPERPGAGRNNDSCVVQISDGRHRILLSGDIEQGAERRLLALEEKGEGEELASTFSSADFSTLSSTVLVSPHHGSRTSSTPGFVAAVNPDVVIHSAGDRNQWQFPRPEVVARYEGARQWVTGQDGAILIEAGEGGLEIRAEREQGPWYRRNGHWWQPRLWR from the coding sequence ATGGATCTGCGTCTGTTGTCGTTTGCCCTGGGGGCAAGCTCCTCACTGCTCTGGCCCTGGTTACCCTCTAGCGCATGGGGCGGCGCGCTGCTGGCCCTCGCCATCCTGCTCGCCCATGGCCGTCACTGGCGGCTCTTGTTTCTGGTGCTCGGCGTGCTCTGGATGCAGCTGAACCTGCAGTATCGGCTGGCCTGGCTGGACAAGCTGGAGACACAGACCAGCCACATCATAACCGCACGGGTGCAAAGTACGGAGTCCTCGGGCGATAAACCGCGAGATAAATTTGCCCGCCTGCTGCTGCGGGTGGAGACGCTGGACGAGCAGCCCCTCGCGATAGCCCCCCTCGTCAGGGTCAACGCCTATCAGGGACTGCCCCCTTTGCCGGCCGGCAGTCGCATCACCCTGGTGAGTTCCCTCAAGCCCGCCCATGGGCTGGCCAACGAGGCGGGCATGGATGGGCGGCGCCTGCTGCTTGGCAAGGGGATCACGGCGACCGGCAACCTGCGCCGGATCGTCGAGGTCCAGGGGGCGGCCCCTGGGATGCGCGAGCGCTGGCTGGCCATGGCCAGCAGCGCCTGGCAGGGGCTGGAGCAGGCCCCCTTGCTGGCGGCGCTCAGCTTCGGGGAGCAGGGGGGCATCACGGATGCCCAGTGGGATCTGTTTCGCGGCAGCGGCCTGACCCACATCATCGCCATCTCGGGCCAGCATATCGCCCTGGTAGCGGTGCTCGGCTGGTGGCTGGGGCGGCTGCTGGGGTTACGGGGGGCCATTCTGGTCTCCCTCTTGTTTGCCGCCGTCTACAGCTGGCTGGCGGGATTTGCGGTGGCGACCGAGCGGGCCCTCATCATGGTGCTGGTGTGGAGCCTGCTGCGCTGGTTGAAACGGGACTGGCCCAGCCACCGCATCTGGCTGTGGGCCTTCGTGGTGCTCGTGCTCTGTGATCCCTTCGCCCTCTACTCGGCCGGTTTCTGGCTCTCCTTCATGGCGGTGGCCCTGCTGTTGCTGGCGAGCCTGCTGCACGTGCGCCCCGGACTGGTGCGGCTGCAGATCCTGCTGCTACTGGGGCTGCTGCCCCTGCAACTGCTGCTGTTCGAGGGCATGGCCCCGCTGGCGCTCTTGCTCAATCTGCTGGCATTGCCGCTGTTCTGCCTCGGCATCATTCCGCTGGCGCTGATCGGCGTGCTGCTGGCACCGCTCTCCACCGCCCTGGCTCATGCCCTGTTCTGGTTGTCCGATCTGGGGTTGACCTGGGTGTTGTGGGGGCTCGGCTTGCTGGCGGACCATCTGCAGCTCTGGTGGCCTGTCCCCGACTGGCTGATGCCCGTCAGCGCCTTGCTGGTGCTGCTGTGGGGGGCCTGGCAGTTGCCGGGAGGGCGTGGCCTGCTGCTCCCGGTGGGGGCCGCCCTGCTGTTGGGTGCCTGGCCTGCCCCCACTCCCTGGCAGGTGCGGGTGCTGGATGTGGGGCAGGGCTTGTCGGTGCTCGTCACCCGGGGCGAGCGCGGCATCCTCTATGACACCGGGAATCGCTATCCCGGCGGCTACAACATGGCGGAGGCCGCCATACTGCCCGTGCTGAGCCGCCTCGATGTGCGGGTGCTCGATGCCCTCATCATCAGCCACAAGGACAGGGATCATGCGGGCAATCGACGCGCCATGCTGCAGGCGATGCCGGTGCGCCGCGAGCTCTCCTCGTTCGGCTTCTCCCACAGCACGGTGCTGTGTCGCCGCGGTCAGCGCTGGCACTGGCAGGGGCTGGAGGTGCGCGTGCTCTGGCCCGAGCGGCCGGGGGCGGGGCGCAACAACGACAGTTGCGTGGTGCAGATAAGCGACGGCCGGCATCGCATCCTGCTCAGCGGCGACATAGAGCAGGGGGCGGAGCGCCGCCTGCTGGCCCTGGAAGAGAAGGGAGAAGGAGAGGAGCTCGCCAGCACATTTTCCAGTGCTGACTTCAGCACCCTCTCCAGCACTGTGTTGGTGAGCCCTCACCATGGCAGCCGCACCTCCTCGACCCCGGGCTTCGTGGCGGCGGTGAACCCGGATGTCGTCATCCACAGCGCAGGCGACAGAAACCAGTGGCAGTTTCCCCGCCCCGAAGTGGTGGCTAGATACGAGGGGGCCCGTCAATGGGTGACGGGACAGGATGGCGCCATCCTGATCGAGGCGGGGGAGGGAGGGCTCGAGATCCGGGCCGAGCGCGAGCAGGGCCCCTGGTACAGGCGCAATGGCCACTGGTGGCAGCCCAGGTTATGGCGCTAG
- the dinG gene encoding ATP-dependent DNA helicase DinG, with the protein MLSTRLKATIRNTYRQIADGLPGFVPRKEQNFLVAEIAKTLTGEYEKSRRILVAEAGTGIGKSLSYAQGAIPVARLTQKKLVISTATVALQEQLIHKDLPFYHRHSELPFRFMLVKGRQRYCCEHLLEQAASGADMANFELDFGSLSKHKPSDSDKERYQALWQAYTEGKWDGDRDNWPKPIPDLCWDRIAADRHSCNKALSHHQHCPFHRARNDMDAADVLVVNHALLLSDLTMGGGIILPPPDECIYVLDEAHHLPTIARDHGAASASIKGSRRWLEKLVQSAGKLARALNKESLLDPQLKLQDALASLQPDLKALEQWLAGNDQLFGTEQHHRFAEGVLPDPLPMLAENLKEASKKALRALDRMQGAIGEALKDGEIRRKEAEPLLAESGFHLQRLESFCALWEMLSRHVPTGKTPLARWMARSEDGDIWLHASPIEVGYLLEEWLWSRCLGAVLVSATLTALSSFSYFRHQVGLKEHDGTRYLRLRSPFEYHKAELYLPKMTHEPSAPGFTQELVDTLPRLLAGKEASLVLFSSYRQMNEVAVGLRAKGLSLLVQGEASRNALLTLHKQKCDGGQASILFGTGSFSEGLDLPGHYLTNLVITKLPFAVPNSPVEEATAEWVEKRGGNPFLQLTVPEASRKLIQACGRLIRKEADRGRVTILDRRLLTKRYGKGLLDALPPFTRRIE; encoded by the coding sequence ATGCTATCGACTCGCCTCAAAGCCACCATTCGCAATACCTATCGACAGATTGCCGATGGTTTACCCGGTTTTGTGCCGCGCAAGGAGCAGAATTTTCTGGTGGCCGAAATCGCCAAGACCCTCACCGGAGAGTATGAAAAGAGTCGCCGTATCCTGGTGGCCGAAGCGGGCACCGGCATCGGCAAATCCCTCTCCTATGCCCAGGGCGCCATACCAGTGGCGCGGCTCACCCAGAAGAAGCTGGTGATCTCCACCGCCACCGTCGCCCTGCAGGAGCAGCTGATCCACAAGGACCTGCCCTTTTACCATCGCCACAGCGAGCTGCCGTTTCGCTTCATGCTGGTCAAGGGCCGCCAGCGTTACTGCTGCGAACATCTGCTTGAACAAGCGGCAAGCGGCGCCGATATGGCCAATTTCGAACTCGATTTCGGCAGCTTGAGCAAGCACAAGCCGTCAGATTCTGACAAGGAGCGCTATCAGGCGCTGTGGCAGGCCTACACCGAGGGGAAGTGGGACGGGGACAGGGACAATTGGCCCAAGCCCATTCCGGATCTGTGCTGGGATCGCATCGCCGCCGATCGCCACAGCTGCAACAAGGCGCTGAGCCACCATCAGCACTGCCCCTTCCACCGTGCTAGGAACGACATGGACGCCGCCGATGTGCTGGTAGTCAATCATGCCCTGCTGCTCTCCGACCTCACCATGGGCGGCGGCATCATACTGCCGCCACCGGACGAGTGTATCTATGTGCTGGATGAGGCTCACCACCTGCCGACCATAGCCCGGGATCACGGCGCCGCCTCCGCCAGTATCAAGGGGTCCCGCCGCTGGCTGGAAAAACTGGTGCAGAGCGCCGGCAAGCTGGCCAGGGCGCTGAACAAGGAGAGCTTGCTCGACCCCCAGCTCAAGCTGCAGGATGCCCTGGCCTCCCTGCAACCGGATCTCAAGGCGCTGGAGCAGTGGCTCGCCGGCAACGATCAGCTGTTTGGCACCGAGCAGCACCACAGATTTGCCGAAGGGGTGCTGCCCGATCCCCTGCCCATGCTGGCGGAGAACCTGAAGGAGGCGAGCAAGAAAGCGCTGCGTGCGCTGGACAGGATGCAAGGCGCCATCGGCGAGGCGCTCAAGGATGGCGAGATCCGTCGCAAGGAGGCCGAGCCCCTGCTGGCGGAGAGCGGTTTTCACCTGCAGCGGCTGGAGAGTTTCTGCGCCCTGTGGGAGATGCTGAGTCGTCACGTGCCCACGGGCAAGACACCGCTGGCCCGCTGGATGGCCAGGAGCGAGGATGGGGACATCTGGCTGCACGCCTCCCCCATAGAGGTGGGTTATCTGCTGGAAGAGTGGCTCTGGTCCCGCTGTCTGGGCGCAGTGCTGGTCTCGGCCACCCTCACCGCCCTCTCCTCCTTCAGCTATTTCCGCCATCAGGTGGGGCTCAAGGAGCACGACGGCACCCGTTATCTGCGGCTGCGCTCTCCTTTCGAGTACCACAAGGCCGAGCTCTATCTGCCAAAAATGACCCATGAACCCAGCGCACCCGGCTTTACCCAGGAGCTGGTCGATACCCTGCCCCGTCTGCTGGCAGGCAAGGAGGCGAGCCTGGTGCTCTTCTCCTCCTATCGGCAGATGAACGAGGTGGCGGTGGGGCTGCGGGCCAAGGGGCTCTCCCTGCTGGTGCAGGGGGAGGCGTCGCGCAACGCCCTGCTGACCTTGCACAAACAGAAGTGCGATGGCGGCCAGGCCAGCATCCTCTTTGGCACCGGCAGCTTCTCCGAGGGACTGGACCTGCCCGGCCACTACCTCACCAACCTGGTGATCACCAAGCTCCCCTTCGCGGTGCCGAACTCCCCGGTGGAAGAGGCGACCGCCGAGTGGGTCGAGAAACGAGGTGGCAACCCCTTCCTGCAGCTGACTGTGCCAGAAGCGTCCCGCAAACTCATTCAGGCCTGTGGTCGTCTGATCCGCAAGGAAGCCGATCGGGGCCGAGTAACCATTCTCGATCGGCGCCTTCTTACCAAACGCTACGGTAAGGGCTTGCTCGACGCGCTGCCCCCCTTCACCCGGCGTATCGAGTGA
- a CDS encoding DUF2062 domain-containing protein, with protein sequence MLSRWLTRFKLDPDTLRQQKWFALFGERLLTPALWQGGTRALSGAVAAGLFASWIPIPMHSLVAVALALAFSLNLPLALLAVWFNNPLTLPFMYLYAYRTGCLVLHQPPEPFHLSWSLHWLEHEAATLVPPFLLGSLLLALLTAATGALLTLLMLQLGRLTRSR encoded by the coding sequence ATGCTGAGCCGCTGGCTGACCCGTTTCAAGCTAGACCCGGACACCCTGCGCCAGCAGAAGTGGTTCGCCCTCTTTGGTGAGCGCCTGCTGACCCCCGCCCTCTGGCAGGGCGGCACCCGGGCGCTCAGCGGCGCCGTGGCCGCCGGCCTCTTCGCCAGCTGGATCCCCATCCCCATGCACTCCCTGGTCGCGGTCGCGCTGGCGCTGGCGTTCAGCCTCAACCTGCCGCTGGCCCTGCTGGCGGTCTGGTTCAACAACCCGCTGACGTTGCCCTTCATGTACCTCTATGCCTATCGCACCGGCTGCCTGGTGCTGCACCAGCCCCCTGAGCCCTTCCACCTCAGCTGGTCATTGCACTGGCTGGAGCACGAGGCGGCGACCCTGGTGCCCCCCTTCCTGCTCGGCAGCCTGCTGCTGGCGCTGCTGACCGCCGCCACCGGGGCCCTGCTCACCCTGCTGATGCTGCAACTGGGCAGGCTGACCCGCTCCCGCTGA
- a CDS encoding DUF2062 domain-containing protein: MPKRLIKRWLPDQDKLKEHKHLRLFGKLLLDANLWHLNRRSAAGAFAVGLFMAWIPLPCQMLLAAGGAILFRVNLPLSVALVWLSNPFTMPPLFYGAYLVGCQLLGHPAQHIDIQFTWEWLVSVFETLAPPLLLGSLVLALLSSLMGYAFIRTFWRINTVRQWQKRKEARAC, translated from the coding sequence ATGCCCAAACGACTCATAAAACGCTGGCTGCCCGATCAGGACAAGCTCAAGGAACACAAGCACTTGCGGCTGTTCGGCAAGCTGCTGCTCGATGCCAACCTCTGGCACCTCAACCGCCGCTCCGCCGCCGGTGCCTTCGCGGTCGGCCTCTTCATGGCCTGGATCCCGCTCCCCTGCCAGATGCTGCTGGCGGCCGGTGGCGCCATCCTCTTTCGGGTCAATCTGCCCCTCTCGGTCGCCCTGGTCTGGCTCTCCAACCCCTTCACCATGCCGCCGCTGTTTTATGGCGCCTATCTGGTGGGCTGCCAGCTGCTCGGGCACCCCGCCCAGCACATCGATATCCAGTTCACCTGGGAGTGGCTTGTCTCGGTATTTGAAACCCTGGCCCCGCCGCTGCTGCTGGGATCCCTGGTGCTCGCGCTGCTGAGTTCCTTGATGGGTTACGCCTTCATCCGCACCTTCTGGCGCATCAACACGGTACGCCAGTGGCAGAAGCGCAAGGAGGCGCGGGCATGCTGA
- a CDS encoding amino acid aminotransferase codes for MFEKVVAAPADPILGLTEAFRADSRSHKINLGVGIYKDETGATPILHCVKKAEQKLLTDEKTKNYLGIEGNIEYGRIVQQLLFGQDSALVASGRAKTAQAPGGTGALRIAAEFVVRNGLAKTIWISDPTWANHVSVFQAAGLTVKWYKYYDAATKGLDFAAMQASLSEAQAGDLVLLHGCCHNPTGIDPTADQWRALAKQSAAAGWLPLFDFAYQGFARGIEEDAEGLRIFAECHDELLVASSFSKNFGLYNERVGAFTLVSATKAIADVAFTQVKTVIRANYSNPPSHGAAVVTTIVSDPALYAQWVEEVAAMRVRIREMRELLVEKLAALGVSQDFSFIREQNGMFSFSGLSKDQVERLKSEFAIYIVGSGRISVAGITRANIDPLCDAIAKVL; via the coding sequence ATGTTTGAAAAGGTTGTTGCCGCCCCAGCGGATCCGATCCTGGGCCTGACCGAAGCCTTCCGTGCCGACTCTCGCAGCCACAAGATCAATCTGGGGGTCGGGATCTACAAGGATGAGACCGGTGCCACTCCTATCCTTCATTGCGTCAAGAAAGCCGAGCAGAAGCTCTTGACCGACGAGAAGACCAAGAACTACCTCGGCATCGAGGGCAATATCGAATATGGTCGCATAGTGCAGCAACTGCTGTTCGGGCAGGACTCCGCTCTGGTCGCCAGCGGCCGCGCCAAGACAGCCCAGGCGCCGGGTGGTACCGGTGCCCTGCGCATCGCCGCCGAGTTCGTGGTGCGCAACGGTCTGGCCAAGACCATCTGGATCTCCGATCCCACCTGGGCCAACCACGTCAGCGTGTTCCAGGCCGCCGGCCTCACCGTCAAGTGGTACAAGTACTACGATGCGGCGACCAAGGGTCTCGACTTTGCCGCCATGCAGGCGTCGCTTTCCGAAGCGCAGGCCGGCGATCTGGTGCTGCTGCACGGCTGCTGCCACAACCCGACCGGCATAGACCCGACTGCTGATCAGTGGCGCGCCCTGGCCAAACAGAGCGCCGCCGCCGGCTGGCTGCCGCTGTTTGACTTCGCCTATCAGGGTTTTGCCCGTGGTATAGAGGAAGATGCCGAGGGGCTGCGCATCTTCGCCGAGTGCCATGACGAACTGCTGGTAGCGAGCTCCTTCTCCAAGAACTTCGGCCTCTACAACGAGCGGGTCGGTGCCTTCACCCTGGTCAGCGCGACCAAGGCGATTGCCGACGTGGCCTTCACCCAGGTCAAGACCGTCATCCGTGCCAACTACTCCAACCCGCCGTCACATGGCGCCGCCGTGGTGACCACCATCGTCAGCGATCCGGCCCTCTATGCACAGTGGGTGGAAGAGGTGGCGGCCATGCGGGTGCGCATTCGCGAGATGCGCGAACTGCTGGTAGAGAAGTTGGCTGCCCTCGGTGTGAGCCAGGACTTCAGCTTCATCCGCGAGCAGAACGGCATGTTCTCCTTCTCCGGTCTCTCCAAGGATCAGGTGGAGCGCCTCAAGAGCGAGTTTGCCATCTACATCGTCGGCTCCGGCCGGATCAGCGTGGCCGGGATCACCCGCGCCAACATAGATCCCCTGTGCGATGCCATCGCCAAGGTGCTGTAA